A single region of the Halopiger xanaduensis SH-6 genome encodes:
- a CDS encoding zinc-dependent alcohol dehydrogenase family protein: MKAYEVQEPSSDYSGVVEVERDRPEPAANEALVEMRAASINYRDLAIAHEDLVYPGAELPVVPLCDGAGEVVAVGDDVERLSEGDRVATPFAPDWVDGPVTPEKVARTTGGNVDGTLAEYATFPADSLAELPENLSCEQGATLTCAGLTAWRELMEAGDLTADETVLALGTGGVSTFALQFATMQGADVFVTSSSDAKLERARELGATWTLNYEETPEWGDAVQEEVGGVDHVIEVGGPGTLQQSIEAATFDGYVHLIGVLSGPEGQVHPGPILQKALTVKGSMGVGSRAMFDRMNSAIEAAALEPVIDRTFGFEEDEVREAYRYVDEGAHQGKVVISLE; this comes from the coding sequence ATGAAAGCCTACGAAGTGCAAGAACCCTCGAGCGACTACTCCGGCGTCGTCGAGGTCGAGCGCGACCGTCCCGAACCGGCCGCGAACGAGGCGCTCGTCGAGATGCGCGCGGCGTCGATCAACTACCGCGATCTGGCGATCGCCCACGAAGATCTGGTGTATCCCGGCGCGGAACTGCCCGTCGTGCCGCTCTGCGACGGCGCCGGCGAGGTCGTCGCGGTCGGCGACGACGTCGAGCGTCTCTCCGAGGGCGACCGCGTCGCGACCCCCTTCGCGCCGGACTGGGTCGACGGCCCCGTGACCCCCGAGAAAGTCGCGCGGACGACGGGCGGGAACGTCGACGGGACGCTGGCCGAGTACGCCACCTTCCCCGCCGACTCGCTCGCGGAACTCCCCGAGAACCTCTCCTGCGAGCAGGGCGCGACGCTGACCTGCGCCGGGCTGACCGCGTGGCGCGAACTGATGGAAGCCGGCGATCTGACCGCCGACGAGACCGTCCTCGCACTCGGTACCGGCGGCGTCTCCACGTTCGCCCTGCAGTTCGCGACGATGCAGGGCGCAGACGTCTTCGTCACCTCCTCGAGCGACGCGAAACTCGAGCGCGCCCGCGAGTTGGGCGCGACGTGGACGCTCAACTACGAGGAGACGCCCGAGTGGGGCGACGCGGTACAGGAGGAGGTCGGCGGCGTCGACCACGTCATCGAGGTCGGCGGCCCGGGCACGCTCCAGCAGTCGATCGAGGCTGCAACCTTCGACGGCTACGTCCACCTGATCGGCGTCCTCTCCGGCCCGGAGGGGCAGGTCCACCCCGGGCCGATCCTCCAGAAGGCGCTCACCGTCAAGGGCTCGATGGGCGTCGGCAGCCGCGCGATGTTCGACCGGATGAACAGCGCGATCGAAGCCGCGGCCCTCGAGCCGGTGATCGACCGCACCTTCGGCTTCGAGGAAGACGAGGTCCGCGAAGCGTACCGCTACGTCGACGAGGGCGCGCACCAGGGCAAGGTCGTTATCTCGCTCGAGTGA
- a CDS encoding NAD(P)/FAD-dependent oxidoreductase, with amino-acid sequence MHVVVLGAGYAGLTLTRLLEEKLPEAADITIVNESPDHLVQHELHRVVRRPELASAITVSLPEVLERATVRVARVEGIDREERVVDLSSGRLEYDVAAICLGARTAYYDLEGVREHSMPLKRLSHALQIRSRALEVLQDRSARDGDGRIVVGGAGLSGIQVAGELAALADEERGTATVTITLLEQLDSVAPTFPENFQRAVRSALEEQGIEVRTRSAVRRADGTHVHLESGEELPYDQFVWTGGIAGSDALAGERPLVESDLRLDERTFALGDAVRATDADGEPVPASAQAAVREARTVAENVSRLAGDGDETALEGGTTHGEVDLERFAFDSPGWLVSVGDDAVAQIGPAVLTGRPAKALKATVGLGYLSAVGAVGNATDRLYRGVLEGRFDRE; translated from the coding sequence ATGCACGTCGTCGTGCTCGGCGCGGGCTACGCGGGCCTGACGCTGACGCGGCTGCTCGAGGAGAAGCTTCCCGAAGCCGCCGACATCACGATCGTCAACGAGTCGCCGGATCACCTCGTCCAGCACGAACTTCACCGGGTCGTGCGCCGACCCGAACTCGCCTCGGCGATCACCGTGTCGCTCCCGGAGGTGCTTGAGCGCGCGACCGTCCGCGTCGCTCGCGTCGAGGGGATCGACAGGGAGGAGCGCGTCGTCGACCTCTCGAGCGGCCGACTCGAGTACGACGTCGCGGCGATCTGTCTCGGCGCACGGACGGCGTACTACGATCTCGAGGGGGTTCGCGAGCATTCGATGCCGCTGAAGCGCCTCTCACACGCCCTGCAGATTCGGTCGCGGGCGCTCGAGGTGTTGCAGGACCGGTCCGCCAGAGACGGCGACGGCCGCATCGTCGTCGGCGGCGCCGGCCTCTCCGGCATCCAAGTCGCCGGCGAACTGGCGGCGCTGGCGGACGAGGAGCGCGGGACGGCGACGGTCACGATCACGCTCCTCGAGCAACTCGACAGCGTCGCGCCGACCTTCCCCGAAAACTTCCAGCGAGCGGTTCGATCGGCGCTCGAGGAGCAGGGGATCGAGGTGCGGACCCGGTCGGCCGTCCGGCGAGCCGACGGGACGCACGTCCACCTCGAGTCGGGCGAGGAACTCCCGTACGACCAGTTCGTCTGGACCGGCGGCATTGCCGGTTCGGACGCGCTCGCGGGTGAACGACCGCTCGTCGAGAGCGACCTGCGACTGGACGAGCGAACGTTCGCGCTCGGCGACGCGGTTCGCGCGACCGACGCCGACGGGGAGCCGGTGCCGGCGAGCGCGCAGGCGGCGGTGCGCGAGGCGCGGACAGTTGCGGAGAACGTTTCGCGGCTCGCGGGCGACGGCGACGAAACGGCGCTCGAAGGGGGTACGACGCACGGCGAGGTCGACCTCGAGCGCTTCGCGTTCGACTCGCCGGGCTGGCTGGTCAGCGTCGGCGACGACGCCGTCGCACAGATCGGTCCCGCCGTCCTCACGGGCCGACCCGCGAAGGCGCTGAAAGCCACCGTCGGCCTGGGCTACCTCTCCGCGGTCGGCGCAGTCGGGAACGCGACCGACCGCTTGTATCGCGGGGTTCTCGAGGGGCGATTTGATCGCGAGTGA
- the fen gene encoding flap endonuclease-1, translating into MGNAALRDIAVIEEIPFSEIEGVVAVDAHNWLYRYLTTTVKWTDSSVYTTADGTEVANLVGIVQGLPKFFENDVTPVMVFDGGPSELKEDEIESRRDQRRTYEEQLETAREEGDEVAIAQLESRTQRLTPTIQETSRELLRLLDVPIVEAPAEGEAQAAHIVRRGDADYVGSEDYDALLFGAPLTLRQLTSKGDPELMDLEATLAHHDLTLEQLIDAAILIGTDFNEGVSGIGPKTAIKEITEHGDLWSVLEARGDSIEYGDRVRQLFRDPNVTDEYEFDTAMDPDLEAAREYVTDEWGVAPDEVERGFERIKESVTQTGLDRWT; encoded by the coding sequence ATGGGAAACGCTGCACTCCGGGACATTGCGGTCATCGAGGAGATCCCCTTCTCCGAAATCGAGGGCGTCGTCGCCGTCGACGCGCACAACTGGCTCTACCGCTACCTGACGACGACGGTCAAGTGGACCGATAGCTCGGTGTACACGACAGCCGACGGGACCGAGGTCGCAAACCTCGTCGGCATCGTCCAAGGCCTCCCAAAATTCTTCGAGAACGACGTCACGCCCGTGATGGTCTTCGACGGCGGCCCCTCCGAACTGAAGGAGGACGAGATCGAATCCCGCCGCGACCAGCGCCGGACCTACGAGGAGCAACTCGAGACCGCTCGCGAGGAGGGCGACGAGGTCGCCATCGCGCAACTCGAGTCGCGCACCCAGCGGCTGACGCCGACGATCCAGGAGACCAGCCGCGAGCTCCTCCGGCTGCTCGACGTGCCGATCGTCGAGGCGCCCGCCGAGGGCGAGGCCCAGGCGGCCCACATTGTCCGCCGCGGCGACGCCGACTACGTCGGCTCGGAGGACTACGACGCCCTCCTGTTCGGCGCGCCGCTTACCCTCCGCCAGCTGACGAGCAAGGGCGATCCCGAACTGATGGACCTCGAGGCCACCCTCGCACACCACGACCTGACCCTCGAGCAACTGATCGACGCGGCCATCCTCATCGGCACGGACTTCAACGAGGGGGTCTCCGGGATCGGCCCGAAGACCGCGATCAAAGAGATCACCGAGCACGGCGACCTCTGGAGCGTCCTCGAGGCCCGCGGCGACTCGATCGAGTACGGCGACCGCGTCCGGCAACTGTTCCGCGATCCGAACGTCACCGACGAGTACGAGTTCGACACGGCGATGGATCCGGACCTCGAGGCGGCCCGCGAGTACGTCACCGACGAGTGGGGCGTCGCCCCCGACGAGGTCGAACGCGGCTTCGAGCGCATCAAGGAGAGCGTCACCCAGACTGGCCTGGATCGCTGGACGTAA
- a CDS encoding cytochrome b/b6 domain-containing protein — protein MTNLDHGKFSRVTTIFHSLLALTVFFLFFTGYSIAFNAELWWLVELMGGNEWVLTIHRVAGFALMLLTVFWVLYMLLRPSSRSNLGDVIPDIKQDTAAFVQDVKFALGYAEERHPHAKQFAGYKADEVPLLSYVGKGVIAIFAVELVLLMISGLLIWQKTWLIDFYNTQSVAMGFVAFHGLLGIIMFMGVMFHTFEHACHPAFYPVEMKAFLPKDETPNFHGDADDYDTTGIENLRLKPTWKWATNLFGAMVIIGIAGVLAGSMTYGGYPIPETLAFNEGNIFRTIAINVGVLVLFIGLALSMYGNILRVRYQRQREAQTQREREAEQSQSDDADVIAADGGETQ, from the coding sequence GTGACCAACCTCGACCACGGGAAGTTCTCCCGCGTCACCACGATCTTCCACTCGCTGCTCGCGTTGACCGTGTTCTTCCTGTTCTTTACGGGGTACTCCATCGCGTTCAACGCCGAGCTGTGGTGGCTCGTCGAGCTGATGGGCGGCAACGAGTGGGTCCTGACCATCCACCGCGTCGCCGGCTTCGCCCTCATGCTGCTGACCGTGTTCTGGGTGCTGTACATGCTGCTGCGCCCCTCGAGCCGGTCGAACCTGGGCGACGTGATTCCCGACATCAAGCAGGACACCGCGGCGTTCGTCCAGGACGTCAAGTTCGCGCTCGGCTACGCGGAGGAGCGCCACCCCCACGCCAAGCAGTTCGCCGGCTACAAGGCCGACGAGGTGCCGCTGCTGTCGTACGTCGGCAAGGGCGTCATCGCCATCTTCGCGGTCGAACTCGTCCTGCTGATGATCTCGGGGCTGCTCATCTGGCAGAAGACCTGGCTGATCGACTTCTACAACACGCAGTCGGTCGCCATGGGCTTCGTCGCGTTCCACGGCCTCCTCGGGATCATCATGTTCATGGGCGTGATGTTCCACACCTTCGAGCACGCCTGTCATCCGGCCTTCTACCCGGTCGAGATGAAGGCGTTCCTCCCGAAGGATGAGACGCCGAACTTCCACGGCGACGCCGACGACTACGACACTACCGGGATCGAGAACCTGCGGCTGAAGCCGACCTGGAAGTGGGCGACGAACCTGTTCGGCGCCATGGTCATCATCGGCATCGCCGGCGTGCTGGCCGGCAGCATGACCTACGGCGGCTACCCGATCCCCGAAACGCTGGCGTTCAACGAGGGGAACATCTTCCGCACGATCGCCATCAACGTCGGCGTGCTCGTGCTGTTCATCGGGCTCGCGCTCTCGATGTACGGGAACATCCTGCGAGTTCGCTACCAACGCCAGCGCGAGGCGCAGACCCAGCGCGAACGCGAGGCTGAGCAGAGTCAGAGCGACGACGCGGACGTGATCGCTGCCGACGGCGGCGAGACGCAGTAA
- a CDS encoding EamA family transporter, which translates to MCLAGAVVGYFRALSTGPVSTVVPIFGMSLVGGALLGIVVLGEGVTAKKVLGIAFGAVAVVLIAT; encoded by the coding sequence ATCTGTCTCGCTGGTGCTGTCGTCGGGTATTTCCGCGCACTCTCGACTGGCCCCGTTAGCACCGTCGTGCCGATCTTCGGGATGTCCCTCGTTGGTGGCGCACTCCTCGGAATCGTCGTATTGGGCGAGGGAGTCACTGCGAAGAAGGTCCTCGGCATCGCGTTTGGTGCTGTTGCGGTCGTCCTCATAGCTACGTGA
- a CDS encoding NADH-quinone oxidoreductase subunit D, giving the protein MSETPQRERPSIDPEYDHRRTESVDEAELEALLSEYALRRDEHENAPAFVIRPDDVQEVLGLLRDEAGFDHLSCLTAQEYEDRYESILHLTKYDERQHEVSLVVQLPQGDPVAQSAEPVFRTADWHEREAYDLVGIEYEGHPDPRRILLPDSWQGHPLSLDYDQEKPQVVKFAEHRNPLEDDRRVEGDESESDTMLLNIGPHHPATHGVLHLKTILDGETVADVDPDVGYLHRCEEQMCQDGTYRHQIIPYADRWDYTSNLPNEWAVARAIEDLADIEVPEYAQVLRTMSTEFARMLGHFLALGTFALDVYGEFTAIFQYAFRDREVVQDILEDLTGQRMMFYYFRLGGVAWDLPRPREEFIEKCRDFLDELPAKVDEYHDLIVTNEIFRMRTVDTGILEPEVAKDYGCTGPVARGSGIDYDLRRDDPYGYYENLEWDVVTRDGCDNHARVLCRIEEVEESAKIIEQCLDLLEDWPEDEREVQSNVPRTLKPDAGKETYRAVEIAKGELGVYIRSDGTNSPARFKIRSPCFHNLSALPEMSEGEYVPDLVASLGSLDIVLGSVDR; this is encoded by the coding sequence ATGAGCGAGACACCACAGCGCGAGCGACCGAGCATCGACCCCGAGTACGACCACCGGCGGACCGAGTCCGTCGACGAGGCCGAACTCGAGGCGCTCCTCTCCGAGTACGCGCTCCGCCGGGACGAGCACGAGAACGCGCCGGCGTTCGTCATTCGGCCCGACGACGTCCAAGAGGTGCTGGGACTGTTGCGCGACGAGGCGGGGTTCGACCACCTCTCGTGTCTCACGGCCCAGGAGTACGAGGACCGCTACGAGTCGATCCTCCACCTGACGAAGTACGACGAGCGCCAGCACGAGGTGTCGCTGGTGGTCCAGTTGCCGCAGGGCGATCCGGTCGCCCAGAGCGCCGAACCCGTCTTCCGGACCGCCGACTGGCACGAGCGCGAGGCCTACGACCTCGTCGGCATCGAGTACGAGGGCCACCCCGACCCGCGCCGAATCCTGCTCCCCGACTCCTGGCAGGGCCACCCCCTCTCGCTCGACTACGATCAGGAGAAGCCGCAGGTCGTCAAGTTCGCCGAGCACCGGAACCCGCTCGAGGACGACCGCCGGGTCGAGGGCGACGAGTCCGAGTCGGACACCATGCTGCTCAACATCGGGCCCCACCACCCGGCGACCCACGGGGTGTTGCACCTGAAGACGATCCTCGACGGGGAGACGGTCGCGGACGTCGATCCCGACGTGGGCTACCTCCACCGCTGCGAGGAGCAGATGTGCCAGGACGGCACCTACCGCCACCAGATCATTCCCTACGCCGACCGCTGGGACTACACGTCGAACCTGCCCAACGAGTGGGCGGTCGCCCGCGCCATCGAGGACTTGGCGGACATCGAGGTCCCCGAGTACGCGCAGGTGCTCCGGACGATGTCGACCGAGTTCGCCCGGATGCTCGGCCACTTCCTCGCGCTCGGGACGTTCGCCCTGGACGTCTACGGCGAGTTCACCGCCATCTTCCAGTACGCCTTCCGCGACCGGGAGGTCGTTCAGGACATCTTAGAGGACCTGACGGGCCAGCGGATGATGTTCTACTACTTCCGGCTGGGCGGGGTCGCCTGGGACCTGCCCCGGCCTCGCGAGGAGTTCATCGAGAAGTGCCGGGACTTCCTCGACGAACTGCCGGCGAAGGTCGACGAGTACCACGACCTCATCGTCACCAACGAGATCTTCCGCATGCGGACCGTCGACACGGGGATCCTCGAGCCCGAAGTCGCCAAGGACTACGGCTGTACGGGCCCGGTCGCCCGCGGTTCCGGCATCGACTACGACCTCCGGCGCGACGACCCCTACGGCTACTACGAGAACTTGGAGTGGGACGTCGTCACCCGCGACGGCTGCGACAACCACGCCCGGGTGCTCTGCCGGATCGAGGAGGTCGAGGAGTCGGCCAAGATCATCGAGCAGTGTCTCGACCTGCTCGAGGACTGGCCCGAGGACGAGCGCGAGGTCCAGAGCAACGTGCCCCGGACGCTGAAACCCGACGCCGGGAAGGAGACCTACCGCGCGGTCGAGATCGCGAAGGGCGAACTCGGCGTCTACATCCGCTCGGACGGCACGAACTCGCCGGCCCGGTTCAAGATCCGCAGCCCGTGTTTCCACAACCTCTCGGCGCTGCCGGAGATGTCCGAAGGCGAGTACGTCCCGGACCTGGTCGCCTCGCTCGGGAGTCTGGATATCGTCTTGGGGAGCGTCGATCGATAG
- the trpB gene encoding tryptophan synthase subunit beta: MPDGNGEFEGYGGRHVPEPLEGPLAQLAEAYDEVATTDDFQAEFRGLLEEFAGRPTPLYYARNLSERYGADIYLKREDLLHGGAHKINNCLGQALLAKRAGRERLIAETGAGQHGTATAMVGALLGLDTEIYMGKKDAERQEMNVFRMRLMGAEVNEVTRGNEGLADAVDAALEDFAANVDDTHYLVGSVVGPDPFPRMVRDFQSVIGEEAREQFRERTGGLPDAAVACVGGGSNAIGLFHAFRDDDVDFYGTEGGGEGPDSSRHAAPLSSGTDDVIHGMKTRVLENDVDVHSVSAGLDYPGVGPEHAMFRAVGRCEYTGVTDEEALAAFRELSETEGIIPALESSHAVARAIELAEDGEHETILVNLSGRGDKDMETAAAKFDL, from the coding sequence ATGCCCGACGGAAACGGAGAGTTCGAGGGATACGGCGGACGACACGTTCCGGAACCGCTCGAGGGACCGCTTGCCCAACTCGCCGAGGCCTACGACGAGGTCGCGACCACCGACGACTTTCAGGCGGAGTTTCGCGGCCTGCTCGAGGAGTTCGCCGGTCGCCCGACGCCGCTGTACTACGCGCGCAACCTGAGCGAGCGCTACGGCGCCGACATCTACCTCAAGCGCGAGGACCTGCTCCACGGCGGCGCCCACAAGATCAACAACTGCCTCGGCCAGGCCCTGCTGGCCAAGCGCGCGGGACGCGAGCGACTCATCGCCGAAACCGGCGCCGGCCAGCACGGCACCGCGACGGCGATGGTCGGCGCCCTGCTGGGGCTGGACACGGAGATCTACATGGGGAAGAAAGACGCCGAGCGCCAGGAGATGAACGTCTTCCGCATGCGGCTGATGGGCGCCGAGGTCAACGAGGTCACCCGCGGCAACGAAGGACTCGCGGACGCCGTCGACGCCGCGCTCGAGGACTTCGCCGCGAACGTCGACGACACCCATTACCTCGTCGGCAGCGTGGTCGGTCCAGATCCGTTCCCGCGGATGGTCCGGGACTTCCAGAGCGTCATCGGCGAGGAGGCCCGCGAGCAGTTCCGGGAGCGGACCGGCGGCCTCCCGGACGCCGCGGTCGCCTGCGTCGGCGGCGGCTCGAACGCGATCGGCCTCTTTCACGCCTTCCGCGACGATGACGTCGACTTCTACGGCACCGAGGGCGGCGGCGAGGGACCGGACTCGAGCAGGCACGCCGCGCCGCTTTCCAGCGGGACGGACGACGTCATCCACGGGATGAAAACGCGCGTGCTCGAGAACGACGTGGACGTCCACTCCGTTTCGGCCGGGCTCGACTACCCCGGCGTCGGCCCCGAGCACGCGATGTTCCGGGCCGTCGGCCGCTGCGAGTACACGGGCGTCACGGACGAGGAGGCGCTCGCGGCCTTCCGCGAACTGAGCGAAACCGAGGGGATCATCCCGGCGCTGGAGTCCAGCCACGCCGTCGCCCGAGCGATCGAACTCGCAGAGGACGGCGAACACGAGACGATCCTCGTGAACCTCTCGGGGCGGGGCGACAAGGATATGGAGACCGCGGCAGCGAAGTTCGATCTCTGA
- a CDS encoding 4Fe-4S dicluster domain-containing protein, which yields MSTNEQQQTARISDGNMSTGEGMRLFPDVEACIDCGGCVVACKRTWDVGPDRERIDIVNMLEGQEADEGYNGRQSAALADGANPGETNVPMQCFHCENAPCVSVCPTDALQKSDDGFVDLKESLCVGCQYCLSACPFGAPQFPNEDEGSAEIVGTGGTMEKCTGCKERQMADQGPACVDECATNALLVGTAGEIADELEKRDSQPFFNDEAMEIIFGKEDAQLFES from the coding sequence ATGTCAACGAACGAACAACAGCAGACCGCGCGAATCAGCGACGGGAACATGAGCACCGGGGAAGGGATGCGCCTCTTCCCGGACGTGGAAGCGTGTATCGACTGCGGCGGCTGCGTCGTCGCCTGTAAACGCACCTGGGACGTCGGCCCGGACCGCGAGCGTATCGACATCGTCAACATGCTCGAGGGGCAGGAGGCCGACGAGGGTTACAACGGTCGCCAGTCCGCGGCGCTGGCCGACGGCGCCAACCCCGGCGAGACGAACGTGCCGATGCAGTGTTTCCACTGCGAGAACGCGCCCTGCGTCTCGGTCTGTCCGACCGACGCCCTGCAGAAGAGCGACGACGGGTTCGTCGACCTCAAAGAGAGCCTCTGCGTCGGCTGTCAATACTGTCTCTCGGCCTGTCCGTTCGGCGCGCCGCAGTTCCCCAACGAGGACGAGGGCTCGGCCGAAATCGTCGGTACCGGCGGCACCATGGAGAAGTGTACCGGCTGCAAGGAGCGCCAGATGGCCGACCAAGGGCCCGCCTGCGTCGACGAGTGTGCGACCAACGCACTGCTGGTCGGAACGGCCGGCGAGATCGCCGACGAACTCGAGAAGCGCGACAGCCAGCCGTTCTTCAACGACGAGGCGATGGAGATCATCTTCGGAAAGGAGGACGCCCAACTGTTCGAATCATGA